The region CGCCGCATTCGTGATCGAACCGGTTTCGCCGATCGCCGCGAGCAGCGCGATCCGCGACGCGCCGCCGAGGGTGTGCGCGCCCGCCTGGAACCAGACGGAGCCGCCCAGTTCCAGCGGTTCGTGTGAGGGATCGGTGTGGTCGGTGGTCATGGCGGGAAATGCTCGAAAAGGGGAGACAAGGACAGCGAATCATTATAGCGACGCGAACGTGGAATACTTTCTGCTCGAATGCTTCGATTACTGCGATTACTGGGATCACCTCGATCACCCACCTTCATGTTTTCCGTCGCGGGCTGGTCCGGCGGCATTGCGCCGGGCGCCGCAACTTCGACAAGGAGCAGCACAGTGAACATCGATCTATCGGGCAAGACCGCCATCGTCAGCGCTTCCACGGCCGGCATCGGCCTTGCCATCGCCACGGGCCTCGCGGCGTCGGGGGCGCGCACCGTCGTCAATGGCCGCAAGCAGGAGGCGGTGGACCGCGCCATCGAAACCATTCTGAAGACCGCACCGCATGCGCAGTTGCAGGGCTTCGCCGGCGACCTGGGCGATAAGGCGGGTTGCGACGCGCTCGCGAAAGCCATACCGCAAGCGGACATTCTGGTGAACAACCTCGGCGTATTCGGCCCCGGCGACATCTTCTCCACCGGCGACGACGACTGGTCCCGCTATTTCGACGTCAACGTGATGTCGGGCGTACGCCTCACGCGCCACTATCTGAAGGGAATGATGGAACGCCGATGGGGTCGCGTGGTGTTCGTCTCGTCGGAATCGGCGTTGAATATTCCGCCCGACATGCTGGCCTACGGCTTCTCCAAGACCGCGCAGTTAAGCATTGCGCGCGGCATCGCCAAACATGCGGCGGGCAGTGGCGTCACGGTGAATGCGGTGCTGCCGGGGCCGACGCTGTCGGACGGTTTCCGCTCGATGGTGGAAGACACCGCGAAGGAGCAGGGCAAAACCGTCGAACAGGTCGCCACCGAATTCGTGCGCGCGCAACGCGCCAGTTCGATCATCCAGCGCGCGGCGAGCACCGAGGAAGTGGCCAACATGGTCGTGTACGTCTGCTCGCCGCAAGCCTCGGCGACGACCGGCGCGGCGCTGCGCGTGGACGGCGGCGTCGTCGATACGATCGCCTGAGCGCAAGCGCAAGCGTGCAATGACGGCGCCTGAATGCCACGATCGAGCGTGGCGTTCAGGTGCGGCTTTCAAAGCGCGTATTGCGCGAGCCCATTGCCGAACGACCAGTTCTCCTTGAGCACTTCGACGAGATTGATGAACACGTCTTCCCGTCGCAACCCCGGCGACGCCGCCAGCTCATCCGCCATCCGCTTGTACAAGGCCTTTTTCTGATCGAGCGTGCGCGTGTTGTTGAAGGTGATCTGCACGATCACCAGATCGTCGCTGCGCTCGACGTTCAGATACTGGTTGTCGTACACGAAGTTTTCGGCGGCATGCTCGGTGATCAACATGAAGATGTCGTCTTTCGGCACGTTGCAGGTTTCGACCAGCGCGCGCTGGATGCCCTGCGTCAGCGCCTTCTTGTATTCCGCCGGTTTGCCGGCGCGCAATGCGATTCGAGTGAGCGGCATGATGAACCTCCGTTGTGGTTAACCGTGTTGGGTTAAAGACAGATTAGGCGGATGCGATCATAATAAACAGACATAACTGATTATTTCATCTATTTCCATCTGAAATGAAAGTCCTCGATCTCGATGCCGTCCGGGCGTTCGTGCTGGTCGCCGACCTGAGCAGCTTCACGCGCGCGGCCGACGCGCTCGACACAACGCAGTCGGCCGTCAGTCTCAAACTCAAGCGGCTGGAAGCGCATCTCGGCAAGCAATTGCTGGAGCGCACGCCGCGCGTCGTGCGTCTTTCCGCCGACGGCGACGCCTTTCTCGGCGCCGCGCGTGACCTGCTGCACGCGCATGAGCGCGCGCTGGGCGCGTTGTCGGTCGAGCGGCGCCGGCTGGTGCTCGGGCTCAGCGAACATGTCGCGGGGCCGGATCTGCCGCAACTGCTGCACCGGCTCAACGCGCACGATCCGGGTCTGGTGATCGAACTGCACATGGGCACGTCCACCGCGCTGCTCGCGCAATTCGACGAACGCCGGCTCGATGCGGCGATCGTCCGATACGGCGCCGACGAGCCGCCGCGCGACGACACCGAACCGTTGTTCAGCGAGCCGCTGGGCTGGCTGGCCACGCCGGAATGGCTGCCGCGCGTCGGCGAACCGCTGCCGCTGGCACTGCTCAGTGCCCCGTGCAACGTGCGCGAAGTGGCGTTGCGTGCGCTGAACGACGCGGGGATCGGGTGGCAGGAAGTGTTCGTCGGCGGCGGCGTCGCGGCGGTCGGAGCGGCCATCGCGGCGGGATTGGCGGTGTCGCCGCTGGCGCGGCGGGTCGCACCGCGCGGTCTCGTCGATGTCGGCCCCCGGCTGGGATTACCGCCGCTGCCGCAATCGCGCGTGACCTTGCATTCGCGGGTGCGCGAACCGCGTTCGATGGAAACGCTGCGTTTGCTGGCGAACGGCCTCGCCTCGCAGTGACGAGCGGGCATAGGCAGCGAGCCGCGCCCACGGGTGACGGCTTGCAGTGACAAAACGACTCAGCCGCCGAACGGCTCAAGGTGGCGCCGCGCGGATAAAATTCGCCCCCGCCGCTTGAGCGGCGGCACCCGGCTCCGCTGGCTAAAGGTGGTTAGGGCTTGTTAACGCCGGTTCGCCGGTTGGTCATTCATCCCACCACCCGGACCGCCTAAGCTTGGACAACCCACTCATTCGACAGAGCAACCGTGGACCTCGACCCCCGACAAACCACCGCCGTTCGCGCCGTCATCGAAACCGGCAGCTTCGAGCAGGCTGCCGTGCGGCTGAATATCACGTCGTCGGCGGTATCGCAGCGGGTGCGGGCGCTCGAAACGCGGCTCGGCAATCCGCTGATCGTGCGCACGCGGCCGTGCCGGGCGACGCAGATGGGTCAGCGTCTACTGCAGTACCTGCGACGCGCGGCGTTGCTCGAAGATGACTTCGCGAGCGATCTGGCGGGTGCGAACGAGGCGCTGCTGAGCGTCGCTGCCGCCGTCAACGCGGACACGTTGTCCACGTGGTTTTTCCCCGCGCTCTCCGACATCCTGCTGCAGGAAAACGTGCTGCTGGACCTGACCGTCGACGATCAGGACCACACGCACGCGCTGCTCGCCTCGGGGCTCGCGATCGGCTGCATCACGACCGAACCCGCGCCCATGCGCGGCTGCTTCGCCGAGCGGCTGGGCGCGATGCGCTACCGGCTGGTGGCGTCGGCGGCGTTCGTCGAGCGATGGTTTCCGGATGGGTTGACCCGCGACAGCGCACGGCGCGCGCCGGTGATTCTGTCGTCGCGCAAGGATGCGTTGCAGGCGCGCTTTCTGGAGACGTGCTTCGGCCTGCCGCCCGAGGCGTATCCGTGCCACTACGTGCCCGCGCCGGTGCCGCGCTACATGGCGATCCAGCGCGGCCTCGCGTACGGGATGGTGCCGGAGCTGGAATTCGGCGATGCCGTCGAGCGCGGCGAACTGGTCGATCTGGCGCCGAAGCAGCCGACCGACGTCGAGCTGTACTGGCACGCGTGGAAGGTGCAGTCGCCGCGGCTGGAGAAGTTGTCGGCACGGATCGTCGAACTGGGACGGACGGCGCTGGGGACGCCGGGCGGCAAGGTCAAACGTAAGCGCGCGGGGTGAGGATGCCGGGTTCGCCGGCGGGCTGTGGGACGCCACGCCGCAAGATCGGCGCGCCGCTTAGCTAACCATCGGGCAGCCGTCCCGTGGTCGAACCGGCCGGAAAAGCCACGGGCCAGGCGAACGGAGCGTGGTCCCGGCCTTCGAGCTCAATGAAGGATGGGTGGCAAGGAGCCGCTGCGGGCCGTGGCAGGATCGGCGGATGCGTTTGCCGTCACCGGTTGATTCGTGTCGGCGTTGGCGGCTTGAGCCGGCACACTCGCTTGCGATGCCGCCGGTTTCGACGCGCTGGATTGTGCCGCCGCCTTCGCCGGATGCGAATGCGCCGGATGTTGTTGGGCCATATTGGCGTGCGCGGTCTTGCCTTGAACCGGTTTCAGTTTGGCCATCTGCGCGTGCGGTTTTTTACCCTGCACCATTAGCGGCGTTTTCGACTTCGCTTTCGACGGGGATCGGGATTTGGGTTTGGCGGCTGCGTGGGTGTTGAGGTTGACGCTGCTTTTCGCGCCGCTCGTTGAATGAACCTTTGCGTTGCCGCTAGCGGCGACCTTCTTCATCGCGCCGCGCGCGGCGGCCGTTTTGCCGCTACGCGCCGACGTGATCGACACGCCTCGCCGGTCGCTCGCTCGATGTCCCGACGCCGCCCTCGATACCGTCTTCGACACTGCTGCGTGACTGGCGTGACCGCCAACGACCTTCGACGCGGACTCCCCGCTGGTTTTGGATCCACCGGCAACCGTCACCTTCCCCGCCTGCACCGTCGTATGCCCCGAGACTTCCGGCGGATTCCACGTTTCCGCATACCCCGCGGCCATCGCCGCACCCGACGCACACCATACGGCCAGCGCCGCCGCTACTGCTCGAACCCACATCTGCTGCTTCTCCAGCGTTTCGTTAAGAGACAGCGGATTTTCTCACACGACCGCCCGACAACCGGGCCAGGAAAAGGCGGAGGTGGGGGTGCGGATCTGCTGCATGTTGGTGCGTCGGGGCTGGGGCTGGTTGCTGCTTCGATTTCACTGGAAATCTGCTGAAGAATCAAATGCTCAGAAGTCAGCTTCGATCCTGATCTAACTCCTCGGCTTCGTAGCTTCAAATTGATTCAATTAACCATTCGCAACAATTTTTTAATTATATAAGCGTCTCGCATAGCAAATCGCTCAATGATAATTGTCAGAGACCTCTACTTCAGGTCTACTTCAACATCGTTTTCTGCCAGACAACACACAAGTTGCCTGCAAATATAAAACTCAAAAACCCTATATGCCAGATATATTTATGGTCCACATAAAGAAAATTCCCTACTATAAGCCACAAAAAGGATTATTCGAATCCAAGCTAAAGGAATACACGGGCTCCCAAGGATGCATTCCTCTTGACACTCAAAAATCCGTATCAATAGAAAGACTTGCGCCGGGTGAAAAACCGCCCACCCAACAAGTTTCCAAATCAGCATCAAGTGAAACGCCACCGGTTAAACAGCAACCGAAAGCTGTTCAGCCAAAAATTGAAAAGAACCTGACACAACCAGAGGCCGAGGTATGCGAAAATCCACCAACCTTCGATCTTCAAGATGTACCCGTCGCAATGGACAATCTAGGCTGGAAAATTTCAGCCAGACTTGCACGAGTTTGGTTTGCAAGTCCCGCTCACACTTACAACGATGACCCAAAATCAACTCAGCCATTCGACGATGCGATCGTTACTCTAGACTGGGTGCTGAAATTTCGCGGTGTCAGAAATAAATATGAAAATCTTCTTGCAAAAGATATTTATAAAAATTCAGCGCTCGATCTGGCAAAGAAGAAAATCTACGACCACATCAACAAGATGTTTTCCGAAAACAGGAAAGCCGAACTCGGCTTCAGCACGGGATCATTCCTGGCGGATATTCGCCAGTTTCATCTCGACTGGCAGTTTCAACTCACGTCGTTATCCAACTGGGACACGCTGGAAAACCTCGCGCCGACCGACCTCACCGGCGCACTGGCCAATTTCAATCTATACGCCGCCTTGGGCAAAGTTGAAGTCTCCAGCGAAAGATATTTCAGATATGAAAAATCCAAAAATCACTATTGCTCCAACGTCACCGCAAAAATCACGCATATCTACGTATATGCCAAAGACAACTATTCTTTTAACGGGCAACAATATTTGGGACACTGGAACAAATATGGGGTAATTATCGCACCAGGATCACTTTTCTCGCAATCCGGCTCACCAAAACGTGACACAGACATCGACATCTGGATAAAAAATACAAACAGACCGGTGGACACACGAAAAAATTTGTTTGGAAAATTCAAGGAAACCGACGTCTATTTTCCAGTCTACAACGCCGACTATTGCCGCTGGCGGGATAAACACCAGCGAGGCGGAGATTTCATGATATATTCCAAGCCAGTTTACTTAAAGCTAAAAAAGCCAATCGATCTTGAACTTGGTGAAATATGCAGATTAGAGTCATCAGACTTGCCGGTTTAGCCTTGATCATTTTCTTCATAACCGGCCTGATCATTCACACGAACAGGCCAAATTACGGACGTTGCGAATTTTTCACAAAAAAATTAAACGGAGGATCGAAAAATTTTCATGGAAAACAATATTTCGCCAAATTATGTGGCGCAGATATCAAAAATGGTACCGAGATAAGATTTCAATTACTCGATGAAACGGGAAAGTTACTTGCGCAACGATATTTTTCCTATTACGTGAATTCCGCTTCGGAGCGAGACCTATCTGACGGCATGGATTCGATTATCTACTATGATCAGTCGAGCGATGCTGCAATGAAATCAATCTCAATGCCGCCTGCCAGGTGGGACTGGATCCGAGCCAGACTGCCTCTTTTTTGATGGTCGTAGCGCCAACAGCAAGTGACGGAGAGGCGGGAGTCTTGTGGTCAGTTAGCTGGCCATGATTCCCGCACCGTTCCATCACCATCCCAACTCATCTCCAGTTTGCAAAAATCCATATCTAGACTATTATTATCACCAAGTACACATCAGGACTCCCCACTCATGGCTCACGCTGCCCGCGCCACCCAGCCTGAAGCGCCGATTCGACAACCCGCCTCATCCCCTTCCTTTGCGGACATGTCGGCGGCGGGGTTGCGCGCTTTCTTCAACATCGCGCGCGACTGGGACCTGAGTGCCGAAGAGCAGATCGTGCTGCTCGGCTCGCCTGGCCGCTCCACCTTCTTCAAATGGAAAGCCGCGCCGGAAACCGCCCGCCTCGGGCGCGACACGCTCGAACGTCTATCGTTGCTGCTCGGCATCTACAAGGCGCTGCAGATCCTTCTCCCGCAAGCCAGCGCGGCCGACGCGTGGATCAAACGTCCCAACAGCGCGCCGCCGTTCGGCGGCCGTCGCGCGCTGGACCGCATGCTGGCGGGCAACATCAGCGATCTCGTGGCCGTGCGCCAATATCTCGACGCAATGCGAGGCGGCTGGGCGTGACACAACCACACTGGCAGGACCGCTGGCACAGCGCGCCGCTCGACTGGTCGCCCGCGTACCGGGTCATTCCCACACGCTTTCCGGCTGTCAATCTGTTCGACCGCGTGGCATCGGCGGAAGATTTCGATGCGCTCTACGCGCTCGAAGCCATGACCAACGACCGCCTTCGCACCGAAGTCGGCGACCTCGATCTGGTGCCGCTCGAAGAGCGCCGCTTCGGCCCGGGCTATGGGCCGATCATGGCCGCGTTGACGCATCTGAATCCGCTCGGCAGCCGCTTCTCCGACGGCAGTTACGGCGTGTTCTACTGCGCCCGTTCGCGCGTCACGGCCATCGCCGAAACGCGTTATCACACCGGCAAGTTTTTGGCGGCAACGGCCGAGGCGCCCATGCGTCAGCAGATGCGTCTTTACACGGTCGTCGCGCAGGGCGAGGTGGTGGATATTCGCGACGATGCATCGCTGGATCTCGCGGTGCTCTCGCCAGACGATTACCTCGCCGGCCAGGCGCTAGGCCGCGCGGCGCGCGAAGCCGGCGCCGCGGGTATTGCGTATCCATCGGTGCGCGATCCGCACGGCGAGTGTCTGGCCGCGTTCAGGACGACGCTGCTGCGCGACTGCCATCACGCCGCCTATCTGGAATACAACTGGAACGGCACGAACGTCGACATGGTGTTCGAACTGAATCAGGTCGGCTGACCGGAAGAAAAAGGCGGCACAAGGTCGATGTATGCATCGCGCGGCAAACTCGCGCGCCGCGCCGTCAACCGCCAACGGCCCCATCACGCCTCAAGGCAACGGCAACGCAGCCGCCCCATCCGCGCGCGCCTCGTCGGTCGAAACCGACCAGCGCCGCAACACCTTCGGCTCGACGATCGTCAGCTTGCCGCTGGACGAGAACGCGCCCGTGTCGATAAACACCTGCGAGCCGACCTGCTTGATATCGGACACCGGCGTGTGACCGCAATAGGTCAGCGAAAGACCGCGCTGCAACGCGGGATCGCCGTTCCCCAACGCGAGGTCGCGTCCCCAGAGCAATTGCTGACGCGTCTCGGCGGAATAATTCCCCGCGTCCAGTTCGAGATCCGAGCCGAAGAATTCGGCATGCAGAATATTGAAGCGCTCCTTGCCGCTTCCCACCACGCGCACCAGCGGCAACGGACGCAATAGCGCCGCGTACTGCTGCAAGCGCTCGTCGGGCAAATCCATCGCCCATGTCCCGCCGATGCCATACCACCACTGCCGCCGCATGCGTCCCTCGGCAACACCGCACAACGTGTCTTCGTGATTGCCGAGCACCGGGTAGAACCACGGCTTGCCGATCAGCGTCAACGCGAGTTCGGAGTGCTCGCCGCGATCCACCAGATCGCCGACCGAGAACAGCCGGTCGCGCGCGGGATCGAACGCGATACTGCGCAGCAGATAGCGCAATGCATCGACGCAGCCGTGCAGATCGCCGACCACGAAGTCGCGACCGGCTTCGTTGGCCGGATGATGCTCGACAGTGTTGACGGATGCGGAAGTCATTCGATCATCATAATGCGTCGATCTGGCGAACGTATGCGCGTTGGCGATCGTAAGGTACGCACAGGTAGAATCCGCGACACGAACAGACTAAAAACGCCACTCATGTCCGCACAACTTTTTCCGCAGGTTCTTCGTAACCGGCCGCGTATGCTGATCGGTCTCGCCGTCGGCATCGTGATCGCCCTGCTGCTGCCCGCTCATACGCGTCCGATGGTACGGGGTCTCGCCGGTTGGGACGCCGCCGTATGGACCTACCTGGTGCTGATCTGGCTGCACATGATCGTCGCCGACGAAGGCCGCGTGCGCGACTACGCGCGCCGCGACGACGAGAACGCCGGCGTGGTGCTCGCCGTGATCTGCGTGGCGACGGTCGCGAGCCTGGCCGCGATCGTGCTCGAACTGGCGTCGGCCAAGGGTTCGTCCGGCGCGTCGAGCGCATGGCACTACGCGCTGACCGGCCTGACGATGGTCGGCGCATGGTTCATGATCCCGACCATCTTCACGTCGCACTACGCGCGCCTGTATTACGACCCGGACGTCGCGGAAACGCCGCTGCTGTTTCCCGATCACAAGCTCGAACCGAACTATTGGGACTTCCTGTACTTCTCGTTCACGATCGCGGTGGCGTCACAGACCTCGGACGTGGTGCTGCGCTCGCGCACGATCCGCCGCGCCGCGCTCGCACAGTCGATCCTGTCGTTCTATTTCAACGTCGCCGTGCTCGGGTTGTGCGTGAACATCGCGGCGGGGCTGGTCGGGTCGTAACGGCTCCGGCGCCGCGTGTAAAACCCGCACGCGGCGCCCCGATTTACCCACATCCCACCCGCCGCTCCCACGGCGTCCGCGCGCCGTCTCGCTCCGTCCCCGCTTCGACCACCCCGCCGTTTCCTCCCACGGGCCATGCGCCGGCCCATTCCGGCACGCTGCCGGCCCCGCTCCACGGCCGTCACTGGCACAACGCTTGCTGCTTCCAACGAATAGTGCCGGCCGGCCGCCAGTTCATCGACAGATGGCGTCCATGCACCTTCGACTGGCCAGCGGCGTGACGATCTATGCACTACATTGACCAGTACGCGCCTTCGCTCGACGCAGGCGCGCGCTAGCGTTAGCCGGCTCTGGAAGCCCAATGAGCGCTGTGATCGCATGTCTATTGCATCCACACCGCAGCAGGACGAATCTGGAAACGACCGATGGAATCTCCAAACGGGTACGCGCCGCGGATTTACTTTTTTCATTCACTTCTGGTTGGGCCGCTTGCCGCATGGCCTGCGCAATTCGCGCATGCCGCCGCGCTAGGCTTCGATCACGCGCTGATCGGCGGGCTCTTCGAGCCGGGTCAGGCAGGCCACGGGCAGGTGGTCGGCAATCACGCGAAATTGCATCCAGTGTTCGAGGCGCAGGCGCCCGCCACCGACGCGCTACGCACACTGACCTCCACCGCCCGCCAGCATGACTTGACCCTGCTCGCCGATCTGGTGATCGACCGTATGGCCGCCGACGGTGCGCTGTACGCCGAGCATTCCGACTGGTTTCATCCGTTCGAATCGGAAGAGGCGCGGCTCGATCCGCGCCACGTGCATCGCGAGGACAACGTCGCGTACGCGAACTTCGACGACCCGACCAGCAGCGCCGCGCTCACCCGTTGGTGGACGCAACAACTGCTGGCGCTCGCCGACGCGGGCGTGGGCGGCTTCCGTTTCGACTCCCCGCACCGCGTGCCGGCCGCCGTCTGGCGCCAGCTCGGCGATGCGGTGCGGGCCAAACATCCGCACGTGCGCTTTCTCGCGGCAACGCCCGGCCTGTCGCGCGGCGATCTGCCCGGATTGGAAAGCGCCGGCTTCGACAGCGTGTTCTCGTCGGTACGCTGGTGGGACTTCCGCTCGAGCTGGATGGTCGAGGAACATGCGGCGCTCGCGCGCGTCGGCGCGCCGATCGCTTTCCCCGAAGCGCCGTACGGCACGCGCCTCGCCGCCGACCTGAGCGACGCGCACGACGCCGCCATCGTCGAACGCGCATACCGGCGCGCGCTATTCGCCTCCGCCTCCACCGGCACGGGATGGATGATGCCGATGGGCTTCGAATACGGCATCGCCGAGCCGATCTCGCAGACGCGCGGCGACGCCGCGCAATTCGCGCTCGCGGCTCAGGCCAAGCGCTTCGATCTGTCCGGACCGATCACGCACGTGAACGAAGTCGCGCGTCATAACGCGGCGCTGCACGCAAACGGCGAATTGCGCCCGCTGAGCGGGCCCGGCGCCCCGGTCGCCGTGCTGTTGCGCGCGGACCAGCCCGACCTGCGCGACGCGCACGAAGCCATCCTGATCGCGATCAATCCCGACCTCGGCGCGCCGGTGCGCGTCGATCCCGCGCGCTTTCTGGCCGGCGTGCCCGGCAACTTCACGCGCTTCGTGCCGCTCGACGCGCCGGGCCACAGCAAGCCCGCCACGCTGACGCCGTTCACGCTCGCGCCCGGCGCGGTGCGCCTCTACCGCGCGGTGACGGAAAAACCGATCTGCCTCGCGCCGCCCGTCGACAAGGCGAACAGCAAGCGCAGCGGCCGCAAGACCGTGGTCGAAGCGATGAGCGCGCCGCGCGTGGCGATCGAAAGCGTGACGCCCTCGGTCGATCACGGCCGCTTCGCGGCCAAGCGCAGCGTCGGCGAACGCGCCGAAGTCACCGCCGCGATCTTCGCCGAAGGGCACGACAAGATCGCCGCCGCCGTGCTCTGGCGCGCCGCCGACGAAACCGCGTGGCACGAAGTGCCGATGTCGCCCTCGCAGCCCGCCGGCCTCGACATCTGGAAGGCGCACATTCCGCTCGAACGCGTAGGCCGTCACGAGTTCACCGTGATCGCATGGCGCGACGACTTCGCTTCACTGGTCGAGCACATCCAGAAGAAGCTGAAAGCCGGCCAGACGGTCGAACTCGAACTCGACGAAGCCTCGCATCTGTTCGCGCTGGTGCTCGCCGAAGTGGAGACCGTGGAAGGCGCGGTGACCGAACCGCTCGAACACATCGTCAAGGTGTTCACGAAGGCCGACGCCGCGACGCGCCTCGCGCTGCTGCTCGCGCCGACCACCGCGAAGGCGATGAACGCCGCGCGCCACCGGCCGTTCCTGAGTCGCGATCCGGTCGTCTACAAGATCGACGCGGACCGTACCGCCGCCAGCTTCGCGAGCTGGTACGAGATCTTCCCGCGCTCGATGAGCGACGACGAATCGCGCCACGGCACGTTCGCCGACGTGACGACGAAACTGCCGCGCATCCGCGACATGGGTTTCGACGTGCTGTACTTCCCGCCGATCCATCCGATCGGCGTCGCGAACCGTAAGGGCCGCAACAATACGCTGACCGCGCAACCGGGCGACGTCGGCAGTCCGTACGCGATCGGCGGCGCAGAAGGCGGCCACACCGCCGTGCATCCGCAGCTCGGCACGCTCGACGACTTCAAGGCAATGCTCGCCGCCGCGCACGCGCACGGCCTCGAAATCGCGCTCGACTTCGCGGTGCAGTGCTCGCCGGATCACCCGTGGCTGAAGGAGCATCCGACGTGGTTCGCGTGGCGTCCCGACGGCACGCTGCGCTACGCGGAAAATCCGCCGAAGAAGTATCAGGACATCGTCAACCCCGACTTTTACGCGCACGACGCCAAGCCCGACCTGTGGCTCGCGCTGCGCGACGTGTTCCTGTTCTGGATCGACGCGGGCGTGCGGATTTTCCGTATCGACAATCCGCACACCAAGCCGCTGCCGTTCTGGGAATGGGTGATCGCTGATGTGCGCGCGCGCTTCCCGGACACGATCTTCCTCGCCGAGGCATTCACGCGGCCGCGCATGATGAACCGTCTCGGCAAGATCGGCTTCTCCGAGTCG is a window of Paraburkholderia sp. D15 DNA encoding:
- a CDS encoding SDR family oxidoreductase; its protein translation is MNIDLSGKTAIVSASTAGIGLAIATGLAASGARTVVNGRKQEAVDRAIETILKTAPHAQLQGFAGDLGDKAGCDALAKAIPQADILVNNLGVFGPGDIFSTGDDDWSRYFDVNVMSGVRLTRHYLKGMMERRWGRVVFVSSESALNIPPDMLAYGFSKTAQLSIARGIAKHAAGSGVTVNAVLPGPTLSDGFRSMVEDTAKEQGKTVEQVATEFVRAQRASSIIQRAASTEEVANMVVYVCSPQASATTGAALRVDGGVVDTIA
- a CDS encoding tautomerase family protein — its product is MPLTRIALRAGKPAEYKKALTQGIQRALVETCNVPKDDIFMLITEHAAENFVYDNQYLNVERSDDLVIVQITFNNTRTLDQKKALYKRMADELAASPGLRREDVFINLVEVLKENWSFGNGLAQYAL
- a CDS encoding LysR substrate-binding domain-containing protein produces the protein MKVLDLDAVRAFVLVADLSSFTRAADALDTTQSAVSLKLKRLEAHLGKQLLERTPRVVRLSADGDAFLGAARDLLHAHERALGALSVERRRLVLGLSEHVAGPDLPQLLHRLNAHDPGLVIELHMGTSTALLAQFDERRLDAAIVRYGADEPPRDDTEPLFSEPLGWLATPEWLPRVGEPLPLALLSAPCNVREVALRALNDAGIGWQEVFVGGGVAAVGAAIAAGLAVSPLARRVAPRGLVDVGPRLGLPPLPQSRVTLHSRVREPRSMETLRLLANGLASQ
- a CDS encoding HTH-type transcriptional regulator ArgP, with protein sequence MDLDPRQTTAVRAVIETGSFEQAAVRLNITSSAVSQRVRALETRLGNPLIVRTRPCRATQMGQRLLQYLRRAALLEDDFASDLAGANEALLSVAAAVNADTLSTWFFPALSDILLQENVLLDLTVDDQDHTHALLASGLAIGCITTEPAPMRGCFAERLGAMRYRLVASAAFVERWFPDGLTRDSARRAPVILSSRKDALQARFLETCFGLPPEAYPCHYVPAPVPRYMAIQRGLAYGMVPELEFGDAVERGELVDLAPKQPTDVELYWHAWKVQSPRLEKLSARIVELGRTALGTPGGKVKRKRAG
- a CDS encoding DUF6402 family protein is translated as MSETSTSGLLQHRFLPDNTQVACKYKTQKPYMPDIFMVHIKKIPYYKPQKGLFESKLKEYTGSQGCIPLDTQKSVSIERLAPGEKPPTQQVSKSASSETPPVKQQPKAVQPKIEKNLTQPEAEVCENPPTFDLQDVPVAMDNLGWKISARLARVWFASPAHTYNDDPKSTQPFDDAIVTLDWVLKFRGVRNKYENLLAKDIYKNSALDLAKKKIYDHINKMFSENRKAELGFSTGSFLADIRQFHLDWQFQLTSLSNWDTLENLAPTDLTGALANFNLYAALGKVEVSSERYFRYEKSKNHYCSNVTAKITHIYVYAKDNYSFNGQQYLGHWNKYGVIIAPGSLFSQSGSPKRDTDIDIWIKNTNRPVDTRKNLFGKFKETDVYFPVYNADYCRWRDKHQRGGDFMIYSKPVYLKLKKPIDLELGEICRLESSDLPV
- a CDS encoding MbcA/ParS/Xre antitoxin family protein, with amino-acid sequence MAHAARATQPEAPIRQPASSPSFADMSAAGLRAFFNIARDWDLSAEEQIVLLGSPGRSTFFKWKAAPETARLGRDTLERLSLLLGIYKALQILLPQASAADAWIKRPNSAPPFGGRRALDRMLAGNISDLVAVRQYLDAMRGGWA
- a CDS encoding RES family NAD+ phosphorylase produces the protein MTQPHWQDRWHSAPLDWSPAYRVIPTRFPAVNLFDRVASAEDFDALYALEAMTNDRLRTEVGDLDLVPLEERRFGPGYGPIMAALTHLNPLGSRFSDGSYGVFYCARSRVTAIAETRYHTGKFLAATAEAPMRQQMRLYTVVAQGEVVDIRDDASLDLAVLSPDDYLAGQALGRAAREAGAAGIAYPSVRDPHGECLAAFRTTLLRDCHHAAYLEYNWNGTNVDMVFELNQVG
- a CDS encoding metallophosphoesterase; its protein translation is MTSASVNTVEHHPANEAGRDFVVGDLHGCVDALRYLLRSIAFDPARDRLFSVGDLVDRGEHSELALTLIGKPWFYPVLGNHEDTLCGVAEGRMRRQWWYGIGGTWAMDLPDERLQQYAALLRPLPLVRVVGSGKERFNILHAEFFGSDLELDAGNYSAETRQQLLWGRDLALGNGDPALQRGLSLTYCGHTPVSDIKQVGSQVFIDTGAFSSSGKLTIVEPKVLRRWSVSTDEARADGAAALPLP
- a CDS encoding DUF1345 domain-containing protein, which gives rise to MSAQLFPQVLRNRPRMLIGLAVGIVIALLLPAHTRPMVRGLAGWDAAVWTYLVLIWLHMIVADEGRVRDYARRDDENAGVVLAVICVATVASLAAIVLELASAKGSSGASSAWHYALTGLTMVGAWFMIPTIFTSHYARLYYDPDVAETPLLFPDHKLEPNYWDFLYFSFTIAVASQTSDVVLRSRTIRRAALAQSILSFYFNVAVLGLCVNIAAGLVGS